The segment ACATCAGGTGTTTCATCTGTCAGTAATCCTCGATAGTCAACTGCCCAGAAAAGATCATAAGCCTCGGCTTCAGACAATCCATCAAGAACCATAGCATCTACCATTTGATCTGCGTTGCCGATTCCCGCTGCTCCAGGTCCAAAAACAACAATACGCTGATCCTTCAAAGATGTTCCTGTTGTTTTTAATGAAGACATAATAGCCGCAAGCGTAACGGCACCTGTGCCTTGAATATCATCGTTAAAAGTAAGGATTTTGTCCCCGTATTTTTCTAAAATATTTCGCGCATTCACATTGCCAAGATCCTCCCAATGAATAAGCACATCAGGGAAAAATTTTCTGGCAGTCTGAACAAATAAATCAATAAATTTATCATAACGCTCACCACGAACACGAGCGAATTTGTTGCCAATATAGATAGGATCATCAATTAATAACTGATTGTTTGTACCGACATCCAACACGATTGGCAAAACACGGCTCGGATCAATGCCAGCTGCTGCTGTATAAACAGCAAGTTTACCGATTGCAATATTTATACCGCCTACCCCCTGATCTCCAATCCCAAGAATACTTTCAGAGTCAGTGACAACAATTAAGTCAATGTCGTTTTTGGCTGCCCCTAGATTTGCGAAGCCTTTTTCAACGCCTTCAAGGTGATCAATGGAAAGATATAAACCACCTGGACGATGATAGCTGTGAGAGTATGTCTGAATTGCTTCCCCAACAGTAGGTGTATAGATAATTGGAAGCATTTCTGCCAAGTGGTCTTTCAAAAGTCTGTAAAAAAGGACGACATTACGGTTATATAAATCATAAAGCAAACCGTTTTTGAAAAGATTTGTAGTCCTCATTGAATATTGCTCATAGGCTCTGTTTGCCTGTTCATCAAGTGTAAGTACATGGGGCGGCAAAAGACCGTCGAGTCCAAGCTCTTCCCTTTCCTCTCTAGTAAATGCTGTTCCCTTATTTATAAAAGGATTAGATAGTACTTCTTTTCCTTTTAATGTTGTAATGATTACATTATCAGGCACGCTCATTTTCGGAGATCCTTCTTTCTGAAGTAAATTTAGTTAACCAATATTGTCTATATTTATCATCCATAAATGTACTTTTTTATGCTGCGCTTACAATGGCCCTTTTAGCCTTTTTCTTTTCGGACCTTTTATATACATAACTGACAATAATCGGACAAACTATTGCTGAGACCACACATGCTGCCGCAACTTGTGCAGTTGCAGCTGGAGCTATTGCAGAAAGAGTCGGATCTGCTGCCGCAACAACTGCCGGTGTTGCTACTGCGTTGCCTGCAGTCGAACCAGTTGCTAAACCAACGATAGGATTTTCCTTGAATAATTTCAAAAGCAAGAAAGCGCCTATTCCTGTAAATGAAGCTATTAATCCAAGTAGTAAACCAGGACCTCCCGCTTCAATAATTGTGTTCAGATTCATTCCTGCACCTAATGGGAAGGAGAAAAATGGGATTAATAATAGCTTACTGCTTCCAAGAAACTTTCTCATATCAGGATCGATATTCCCTAAAATCATCCCAATTAATATTGGAATTAATACCCCTACAAGTGCTTGAAATGGAATAGAAGCAAGACCAGAAGCACCTAATGCTACTAACGTGAAAAATGGACCATCTTTTAATGAGAACAATGCGTATGCCCCTACATCTGTTTCGTCACCATAAGATGAAGCAAGGGAAGCATAAAGGCCCCCATTAGCATTTAATAATGCTGCAAGAATTGCGAGTGGTGATAGGCCTAAGATTCCAGCAGGACCAAACATCATAGCAATTAAAATACCTAACCCTGCACCTACTATAAATTTCCCAGATAATAATATTGCACCTTTTTTAATAGCCTTTGGTGCTAGTTTGAAGTTAATTTGTGAGCCAATTAAAAACATAAAACAAGCTAAAATAGTGGATGAGGCCTCTTTACTGAATAATGCTGTTGTAAAATGTCCAATCTCTAAAAATTGCGGAAAAAATGTGTTTGTTAATACCCCTAAAAAAAGTGGAACTACCATCATCCCACCTGGAATTTTATCGAGCGTTTTCTTAATTGGAATTTGCATATTTATTCCCCCTTGTCATCATTTAATATGTGAAAATCCAAATTCCCTTGCACGCCACAGAAAGCGATTGCAATGATTACCCCTTTGTTACGTGTCCATCATATTCCCCTATAAACCGTTTTCATAGTTTAAGAAAGTTTAATAATTCTTTTTGTAAATAAAAAAAGTAAGCAGCTTGCATAACTGCTTACAAAAAATTTTTTATTAAATGCTCTTTAAATTGATTATATTCATGCTGATAAACAGGCCTGCCGACAGCTCCATAGATAACCTTAACATCAAGGATTCCTATGTCCTTAAGAAAATTAAGGTACTTTCTGGCAGAAACTCTTGAGATGCCAACAATATTAACAATGTCATCAGTCGAAAAAGGCCCTTCCTTTAATTTCTGAACAGCATCCCATACTTGCTTTAACGTATCCTTCGCTAATCCCTTTGGCAGCTCCTCTGCGATGACATGTTCATCTCTGTGCAAAAGCAAGCTATCCAGCTCCTGTTGACTTACCGAATCTTGTTTATCAATCAACCGAGCTTGTTCATAATAGGTAGTAAGTGCCGTGTTAAACCTGTCAAATTCAAAAGGCTTAATTAAATAGTCGACAATCCCATATCTTAATGCCTTCTTAATGCGTTCAAGATCGGATGCAGCAGAGATAATAATAACATCAATTTCCAGCTCATTTTTCCGAAGATGTGCTAACAGCTCTATTCCAAGTTTTCCCGGCATAAAAATATCCAAAAGGATAAGCTGTATTTCTTCCTTATCAAGTAATTGTATAGCTTCATCAACTGAGGTGGCTGTTGCAGCTAACCGAAATCCTTCAATTTTGGTAAGATATCGTTTATTTATTTGCGCTACCATCGGGTCATCTTCTACAATCATTACATTAATCAATTTTCTTCATCCTCCTCTTGATAAGATACATAAGCAGCAAAACTCGTTCCCTTTCCAGGCTTGGATGAAATAATTAGTTCCCCTTCCAGTCTTTCAATTGCCTGCGCCAAAAGGTATAATCCGAATCCGCGATTATTTCCCTTAGTAGAAAAGCCTTTATCTAGTATTTTATTTTGGAGTGAATTTGTCATGCCCATCCCTGTGTCTTTAACCTCGATTGTTAAAATATCCTCTGCATAATCCAGTTTAAGATGGACTTTTTTGTTTATACTGTTCGCAATTGCCTCTATTGCATTATCCAAGAGATTTCCAATAATCGTTATCAGCTCATGAGTGATTTCCGAGTTGGCAGGCTTAGGGAGCATATTAGCACAATCAAATGAAAAAGAAACTCCTGATTCTCTCGCAAAGCTTAGCTTACCAATCAGAAATCCAGCAAGCACAGGATCTTGGACTTTCTTTGTCACAAAGCTCATTTCCGTTTCCCTATGATTAACCGTTTCATTTACATAATCAGCAAGCGTATCGTATTGTTCAGTCCGGACTAGACCAAGAATAACATGCAGCTTATTCATAAATTCATGGGCCTGAGCGCGAAGAGCATCTGCGTAATTACGCACACCTGTAAGCTGTTCAGCTAAATGCTGGACCTCTGTTTTATCTCGGAAGGTAGCAATGGCTCCAACCGCCTGATTTCCCACAACGACGGGCACCCG is part of the Niallia taxi genome and harbors:
- a CDS encoding NAD-dependent malic enzyme, with the protein product MSVPDNVIITTLKGKEVLSNPFINKGTAFTREEREELGLDGLLPPHVLTLDEQANRAYEQYSMRTTNLFKNGLLYDLYNRNVVLFYRLLKDHLAEMLPIIYTPTVGEAIQTYSHSYHRPGGLYLSIDHLEGVEKGFANLGAAKNDIDLIVVTDSESILGIGDQGVGGINIAIGKLAVYTAAAGIDPSRVLPIVLDVGTNNQLLIDDPIYIGNKFARVRGERYDKFIDLFVQTARKFFPDVLIHWEDLGNVNARNILEKYGDKILTFNDDIQGTGAVTLAAIMSSLKTTGTSLKDQRIVVFGPGAAGIGNADQMVDAMVLDGLSEAEAYDLFWAVDYRGLLTDETPDVLKFQMPYVRKGEEVKDWERNGDGIIPLLEVVKRVKPTILIGTSGQAGAFTEEIIKEMAKHVENPIIMPMSNPTHLAEAVPENLINWTEGKALIATGSPFDNVEYNGVSYEIGQSNNAFVFPGLGLGAIVAKAQVISKGMFAAAANAVAEMCETSEPGSSLLPPIEKLHDVSIYVAVQVAKAAQEEGIARADIQDVPQAVVDAVWQPEYKEIKSVGIWTRV
- a CDS encoding 2-keto-3-deoxygluconate permease, which translates into the protein MQIPIKKTLDKIPGGMMVVPLFLGVLTNTFFPQFLEIGHFTTALFSKEASSTILACFMFLIGSQINFKLAPKAIKKGAILLSGKFIVGAGLGILIAMMFGPAGILGLSPLAILAALLNANGGLYASLASSYGDETDVGAYALFSLKDGPFFTLVALGASGLASIPFQALVGVLIPILIGMILGNIDPDMRKFLGSSKLLLIPFFSFPLGAGMNLNTIIEAGGPGLLLGLIASFTGIGAFLLLKLFKENPIVGLATGSTAGNAVATPAVVAAADPTLSAIAPAATAQVAAACVVSAIVCPIIVSYVYKRSEKKKAKRAIVSAA
- a CDS encoding response regulator → MINVMIVEDDPMVAQINKRYLTKIEGFRLAATATSVDEAIQLLDKEEIQLILLDIFMPGKLGIELLAHLRKNELEIDVIIISAASDLERIKKALRYGIVDYLIKPFEFDRFNTALTTYYEQARLIDKQDSVSQQELDSLLLHRDEHVIAEELPKGLAKDTLKQVWDAVQKLKEGPFSTDDIVNIVGISRVSARKYLNFLKDIGILDVKVIYGAVGRPVYQHEYNQFKEHLIKNFL